From one Sparus aurata chromosome 16, fSpaAur1.1, whole genome shotgun sequence genomic stretch:
- the sash1b gene encoding SAM and SH3 domain-containing protein 1 isoform X4, protein MEELRKRKVVQDAELGKVDSAATSLQLRSQIQESLGLSSNTSTPETERRFPVHKSSSDDGSGGKWDGRRKSKSFWQSFRKSQKGVMRQISKGDDVGFVASEITMSDEERIQLMMMVKENMISIEEALARLKEFEVQNRQTCRSDPTEWTDPSSPGPNELFNCNACDLSDTEQEESVTFRRLHKLVSSTRKVKKKLIRIDESKRPGADENLNTDGLPCGDASSSLYSGVQKKPAVCPVDSLTSALREQLTYDRDSDSLTTSPSSSSLDTCSSQKIFQAFSKSGGSPAHQETSVAGEAGEAGEGSGSSFSEMDGCNEEPKIARSVTDGELRHRILNPLSHHGRACSFGGFDLTNRSLHPLISDNDNTNKDGDGLQDPVKSPATSRISLGKKVKSVRETMRKHISKRYHCSLSEQSSPDRMSSCPHSPQMDSDSLEKPKLKPGGSVESLRSSLSGQSSMSGQTVGTTDSSNSNRESVKSEDGEEDELPYRGPFCGRALVHTDFTPSPYDTDSLKLKSGDVIDIISKPPMGTWMGMLNGKVGTFKFIYVDVLNEEQVKPKKTRRRRKARQPKPTSVEELLDRINLKEHLPTFLFNGYEDLDTFKLLEEEDLDELNIRDSQHRAVLLTAVELLQEYDGGSGSSDPERSSQSGGSQEKLLLDRRGLAGDSPRDSGCYESNENLENGRDKKTSSSMSRSSSGFESSHLPSPDLPAHPLTLTSTSSSKTPPACLPCISPSLRPPKSSLTLPSPAKGRDPGGAIVRSQSCTELRRNRGAVLLRRSFSLTVLHKEQKRRLIHPQNWNLTPHMKTEESTQDTVILRNPARSCLRPPSACAALSTETRLKCLPLNKQKRHKAHTSSCLPQSRQKGPITL, encoded by the exons GTTTCCTGTGCACAAATCCAGTTCTGATGATGGATCAGGAG GAAAATGGGACGGAAGGAGAAAAAGCAAGTCTTTTTGGCAGAGTTTTCGAAAGTCGCAGAAAGGAGTGATGCGTCAGATTTCAAAAG GTGATGATGTCGGTTTTGTGGCCAGTGAAATCACCATGAGTGATGAAGAGCGTATccagctgatgatgatggtgaaggAGAATATGATCTCTATAGAGGAAGCTCTGGCGCGG ctgaaagaatTCGAGGTACAAAACAGACAGACGTGCAGGTCCGATCCCACCGAGTGGACCGACCCCTCCAGCCCCGGCCCGAATGAGTTGTTCAACTGCAAC GCCTGCGACCTGTCCGACACCGAACAAGAGGAATCCGTGACGTTCAGGAGACTCCATAAACTTGTCAGCTCGACCCggaaggtgaagaagaagctgatcaGGATCGACGAGTCTAAGAGGCCCGGAGCCGACG AGAACCTGAACACAGATGGCCTCCCCTGCGGAGACGCCAGCAGCTCCCTGTACTCCGGCGTGCAGAAGAAGCCTGCCGTTTGCCCCGTGGACTCCCTGACTTCAGCTCTGCGGGAGCAGCTCACCTACGACCGGGACTCTGACAGCCTgaccacctccccctcctccagcaGCCTGGACACCTGCAGCAGCCAGAAGATCTTCCAGGCCTTCAGCAAGTCCGGCGGGAGCCCCGCTCATCAAGAGACAAGTGTAGCAGGGGAGGCCGGGGAGGCTGGGGAAGGCAGCGGCTCCTCCTTTTCTGAAATGGACGGTTGCAACGAGGAGCCCAAGATCGCTCGCTCGGTGACCGACGGAGAGCTCCGACACCGGATCCTCAACCCGCTCAGCCACCACGGG agaGCTTGTAGCTTTGGAGGATTTGACCTGACCAACCGCTCTCTGCACCCGCTCATCTCTGACAATGATAACACT AATAAAGACGGCGACGGCCTGCAAGATCCCGTCAAGTCTCCGGCGACTTCTCGTATTTCCCTCGGCAAAAAGGTCAAGTCTGTGAGAGAAACGATGAGGAAGCACATATCCAAGAGATACCACTGTTCTCTCTCTGAACAG TCGAGCCCAGACCGCATGTCCAGCTGCCCTCACTCTCCTCAGATGGACTCTGACTCTTTGGAGAAGCCCAAACTGAAGCCCGGCGGGTCTGTGGAAAGCCTGAGGAGCTCCCTCAGCGGACAAAGTTCCATGA GTGGTCAGACGGTGGGAACCACTGACTCCTCCAACAGCAACAGAGAGAGCGTGAAGTCTGAGGACGGGGAAGAGGATGAGCTGCCTTACCGCGGACCCTTCTGCGGGCGCGCTCTAGTTCATACCGACTTCACCCCCAGTCCCTACGACACGGACTCCCTCAAACTGAAG AGCGGAGACGTCATCGACATCATCAGCAAGCCTCCGATGGGGACGTGGATGGGGATGCTTAACGGCAAAGTCGGCACCTTCAAGTTCATTTACGTGGACGTCCTGAACGAGGAGCAGGTGAAGCCCAAGAAGACGCGCCGGAGGAGGAAGGCCCGGCAACCCAAACCCACGTCTGTAGAGGAGCTGCTCGATCGCATCAACCTCAAA GAGCATCTCCCCACCTTCCTTTTTAACGGCTACGAGGATCTGGACACGTTCAAgttgttggaggaggaggacctgGACGAGCTGAACATCAGAGACTCCCAGCACAGAGCCGTGCTGCTCACtgctgtggagctgctgcaggagtaTGACGGTGGGTCAG GAAGCAGCGACCCAGAGCGAAGCAGTCAGTCCGGAGGCTCCCAGGAGAAGCTGCTCCTGGACCGGCGCGGCCTCGCGGGAGACTCCCCGCGGGACTCCGGCTGCTACGAGAGTAACGAGAACCTGGAGAACG GAAGGGACAAAAAGACATCTTCATCCATGAGCAGGTCCTCCTCCGGGTTTGAGTCGAGCCACCTCCCATCTCCAGATCTCCCTGCCCACCCCCTCACCCTGACCTCCACCAGCTCTAGTAAGACTCCACCAGCATGCCTGCCCTGCATCTCACCATCACTAAGGCCCCCTAAGAGCAGCTTAACCCTCCCAAGCCCGGCGAAAGGTCGTGATCCCGGTGGAGCCATTGTCAGGAGCCAGAGCTGCACAGAGCTGAGGAGAAACCGAGGAGCGGTGCTGCTGAGGAGGAGCTTCTCCCTCACCGTCCTCCACAAGGAGCAGAAGAGACGACTCATCCACCCTCAGAACTGGAATCTGACCCCTCACATGAAGACTGAGGAGAGCACACAGGACACAGTAATCCTCAGAAACCCTGCAAGGTCATGTCTACGCCCTCCCAGTGCGTGTGCAGCACTTTCAACAGAGACACGGTTAAAGTGTTTACCCCTAAACAAGCAGAAAcgacacaaagcacacacctcCAGCTGCCTCCCACAGTCCCGGCAGAAAGGCCCGATCACACTTTAA
- the ddo gene encoding D-aspartate oxidase isoform X2, whose amino-acid sequence MTEGELKRFPDHNFGQAFTTIKCECSSYLPWLEKRFRAAGGSVEQRKIDSLQELSSSYDIIVNCSGLGSKTLVHDNQVYPVRGQVLKVEAPWLQHFIRDGDGKTYIYPGIHGVTVGGTRQEQDWRLQVDDGDTRSILERCGSLEPSLSKARVLSKWVGLRPSRRNPRVEREMVKLQGRRVAVVHNYGHGGWGVTLAWGTALDALGLVRQCLDDMRLQAKL is encoded by the exons ATGACGGAGGGGGAACTGAAGAGGTTTCCGGATCACAACTTCGGCCAGGCGTTCACCACCATAAAATGTGAATGTTCCAGCTACCTGCCGTGGCTCGAGAAGAG GTTCAGAGCAGCTGGAGGCAGCGTGGAGCAGAGGAAGATCGACAGTCTTCaggagctgagcagcagctaCGACATCATCGTCAACTGCTCCGGCCTGGGCTCCAAAACGCTGGTGCATGACAACCAGGTGTACCCGGTCAGAGGCCAGGTCCTCAAGGTGGAGGCCCCCTGGCTGCAGCACTTCATCAGGGATGGAGACGGTAAGACCTACATCTACCCCGGCATCCACGGCGTCACCGTGGGCGGCACGAGGCAGGAGCAGGACTGGAGACTACAAGTGGACGACGGGGACACCAGGAGCATCCTGGAGCGCTGCGGCAGCCTGGAGCCGTCGCTCAGCAAAGCCAGAGTTCTCAGCAAGTGGGTCGGCTTGAGGCCGAGCAGGAGGAACCCGAGGGTGGAGAGGGAGATGGTGAAGCTGCAGGGTCGCAGGGTGGCCGTGGTCCACAACTACGGTCACGGAGGGTGGGGAGTCACCCTCGCCTGGGGCACGGCCCTGGACGCACTGGGGCTGGTCAGGCAGTGCCTTGATGACATGCGGCTACAGGCTAAACTATGA
- the ddo gene encoding D-aspartate oxidase isoform X1 yields the protein MRRVRVCVVGAGVIGFSTAVCVAEALPFCSVTLLADKFSPDTTSDGAAGILFAAKFPDIPLERQKRWFKDSFDHLLDIAQSQHSPEAGVMLSSGWQIFKEVPADKKPFWADSVIGFRFMTEGELKRFPDHNFGQAFTTIKCECSSYLPWLEKRFRAAGGSVEQRKIDSLQELSSSYDIIVNCSGLGSKTLVHDNQVYPVRGQVLKVEAPWLQHFIRDGDGKTYIYPGIHGVTVGGTRQEQDWRLQVDDGDTRSILERCGSLEPSLSKARVLSKWVGLRPSRRNPRVEREMVKLQGRRVAVVHNYGHGGWGVTLAWGTALDALGLVRQCLDDMRLQAKL from the exons ATGAGACGCGTCAGGGTTTGCGTGGTGGGAGCAGGCGTGATCGGCTTCTCCACCGCCGTCTGCGTCGCCGAGGCTCTTCCCTTCTGCTCCGTCACGCTGCTGGCCGACAAGTTCAGTCCGGACACCACCAGCGATGGAGCTGCTGGGATCCTGTTTGCTGCAAAGTTTCCAG ATATTCCTTTGGAAAGACAAAAACGCTGGTTCAAGGACAGCTTTGATCACCTGTTGGACATTGCTCAATCCCAACACTCACCTGAAGCTGGAGTCATGCTGAGCTCTGG CTGGCAAATCTTCAAGGAGGTTCCAGCCGATAAGAAGCCCTTCTGGGCAGATTCTGTGATCGGCTTTCGATTCATGACGGAGGGGGAACTGAAGAGGTTTCCGGATCACAACTTCGGCCAGGCGTTCACCACCATAAAATGTGAATGTTCCAGCTACCTGCCGTGGCTCGAGAAGAG GTTCAGAGCAGCTGGAGGCAGCGTGGAGCAGAGGAAGATCGACAGTCTTCaggagctgagcagcagctaCGACATCATCGTCAACTGCTCCGGCCTGGGCTCCAAAACGCTGGTGCATGACAACCAGGTGTACCCGGTCAGAGGCCAGGTCCTCAAGGTGGAGGCCCCCTGGCTGCAGCACTTCATCAGGGATGGAGACGGTAAGACCTACATCTACCCCGGCATCCACGGCGTCACCGTGGGCGGCACGAGGCAGGAGCAGGACTGGAGACTACAAGTGGACGACGGGGACACCAGGAGCATCCTGGAGCGCTGCGGCAGCCTGGAGCCGTCGCTCAGCAAAGCCAGAGTTCTCAGCAAGTGGGTCGGCTTGAGGCCGAGCAGGAGGAACCCGAGGGTGGAGAGGGAGATGGTGAAGCTGCAGGGTCGCAGGGTGGCCGTGGTCCACAACTACGGTCACGGAGGGTGGGGAGTCACCCTCGCCTGGGGCACGGCCCTGGACGCACTGGGGCTGGTCAGGCAGTGCCTTGATGACATGCGGCTACAGGCTAAACTATGA
- the zbtb24 gene encoding zinc finger and BTB domain-containing protein 24 gives MRSVYMQGYMEMYGGAAAPRRCVNLVSSRDKSRSRPPCRGGKRNRSDRCEMSQKATARTSSLMAVRSDSHQQSILSKFDKLRKRDLLCDITLVVEDVHFKAHKALLAASSEYFSLMFTAEDRISQPTYRLEGMAARMFAAVLEFIYSAQVRVEESTTEQLLATARLMEVNDLVKVLTELKRSAAEVRGDEGKAAVAEAPDLLKRKRGRPKKNVYLPLTEPEDRCAPYESSEEAQAGDINCDDVVTPKDADYNPAAHRQSKRKIRPPVKYEGYKVGSDTAGGKEPVKSGRRRKYPDTEARCDECDKVFKNHLFLKIHQRTHTGEKPFRCLDCGNSFTQKHALLSHQRIHTGEKPYVCSVCSKALSSKHTLMEHMNLHEGKKSFSCEKCGKTFSQKRQLKSHFRVHTGKSLPECAQCHHKFLDTAQLKKHLRTHTGEKPFTCEICGKCFTTKSTLQTHIRIHRGEKPYHCNICNKSFSDPSARRRHVTSHSGKKPFTCSFCSLSFTRADNLRTHMKSHNKERAASTESSSDAGDAAAAPEEVRNILQLQPYQLPTSSEQEIQLVVTADVDNINFVPAQDQEISIITTEGGTTESAHSRLALLTQSSGSVQNVALVAQGGVVEQSPQIQTISMLEGQMTHQPEQMHVITLSKEAMEQLQAHHAPPQPLQIGQRPVQHLRLTHHQIQPLAVAPESSQTSREQHSQAIHISSQSSQPISISQTSEQISSHHIQGQTFQIQAGTVSYLYTTGLPQDS, from the exons ATGCGCTCTGTGTACATGCAGGGATACATGGAGATGTATGGGGGGGCTGCTGCACCTCGGCGGTGCGTGAATCTCGTCAGCTCTCGCGATAAGTCACGTTCACGTCCTCCGTGCCGCGGTGGTAAAAG GAACAGAAGTGATCGTTGTGAGATGTCACAGAAAGCAACAGCCAGGACTTCCTCACTCATGGCCGTCCGCTCAGATTCACATCAGCAGAGCATCCTGAGCAAATTCGACAAGCTCAGGAAAAGAGACCTGCTGTGCGACATCACTCTCGTTGTGGAGGACGTGCACTTCAAGGCCCACAAGGCCCTGCTGGCAGCGAGCAGCGAGTATTTCTCCCTCATGTTCACGGCAGAGGATCGCATCAGCCAGCCGACCTACAGGCTGGAGGGTATGGCAGCGAGGATGTTTGCAGCAGTGCTGGAGTTCATCTACAGTGCCCAGGTGCGTGTGGAGGAGAGCACCACAGAGCAGCTACTGGCCACGGCTCGTCTTATGGAGGTCAACGACCTGGTGAAGGTGCTAACTGAACTCAAACGCTCTgctgcagaggtcagaggtgacGAGGGGAAAGCAGCTGTAGCCGAGGCGCCAGATCTGTTGAAACGCAAAAGAGGACGACCAAAGAAAAACGTGTATCTGCCTCTGACGGAGCCGGAAGACAGATGTGCACCGTATGAGAGTTCAGAAGAGGCCCAAGCTGGTGATATAAACTGTGATGATGTGGTGACACCTAAAGATGCAGATTATAACCCAGCAGCCCACCGGCAGAGCAAACGCAAAATCCGTCCTCCAGTAAAATACGAGGGCTACAAGGTGGGCAGCGACACAGCGGGAGGCAAAGAGCCTGTGAAGAGCGGCAGGAGGAGGAAATACCCCGACACTGAGGCCCGATGTGACGAATGTGACAAAGTGTTCAAAAATCACCTGTTTCTCAAGATTCACCAGAGGACTCACACAG gAGAGAAGCCTTTTCGCTGCCTGGATTGTGGGAACAGTTTCACCCAGAAGCACGCTCTGCTGTCTCACCAGCGCATACACACCGGAGAAAAGCCGTACGTGTGTTCCGTCTGCTCCAAAGCGCTCTCCTCCAAACACACCCTGATGGAGCACATGAACCTCCACGAAG GAAAGAAGTCGTTCAGCTGTGAGAAATGCGGAAAGACGTTCAGTCAGAAGAGGCAGCTAAAAAGCCACTTCAgagttcacacag GCAAATCGTTACCGGAGTGCGCTCAGTGCCATCACAAGTTTTTGGACACGGCTCAGCTGAAAAAGCAcctgagaactcacacag GTGAGAAGCCTTTCACCTGTGAGATCTGCGGGAAGTGTTTTACGACCAAGAGCACTCTGCAGACTCATATAAGAATTCACAG aggcGAGAAGCCGTATCACTGCAACATCTGCAACAAATCGTTCTCAGACCCGAGCGCAAGACGACGACACGTCACCTCTCACTCGGGAAAGAAACCCTTCACCTGCTCCTTCTGCAGCCTTTCATTCACCCGCGCAGACAATCTGAGAACGCACATGAAGTCTCACAACAAGGAAAGAGCTGCATCGACAgaatcctcatcagatgccggGGACGCCGCGGCAGCGCCGGAGGAGGTGCGTAAcatcctgcagctgcagccgtACCAGCTGCCCACCAGCTCTGAGCAGGAGATCCAGCTGGTGGTGACGGCAGACGTGGACAACATCAACTTTGTGCCAGCTCAGGACCAGGAGATCAGCATCATCACCACAGAGGGTGGGACGACAGAGTCGGCCCACTCCAGACTCGCCCTCCTCACCCAGTCGTCAGGAAGCGTGCAGAACGTGGCTCTGGTCGCTCAGGGCGGCGTGGTGGAGCAGAGCCCTCAGATTCAGACTATCAGCATGCTGGAGGGCCAGATGACGCACCAGCCTGAGCAGATGCACGTCATCACCCTGAGTAAAGAAGCGATGGAGCAGCTACAGGCCCATCACGCCCCCCCGCAGCCCCTTCAGATAGGACAGCGACCCGTCCAGCACCTGCGGTTGACGCACCACCAGATCCAGCCGCTGGCCGTCGCTCCGGAGAGCTCACAGACGAGCAGGGAGCAGCACAGCCAGGCCATTCACATCAGCAGCCAGAGCAGCCAGCCCATCTCCATCAGCCAGACCAGCGAGCAGATCTCCAGCCACCACATCCAGGGACAGACGTTCCAGATCCAGGCAGGGACCGTGTCCTACCTGTACACCACCGGGCTGCCGCAGGACAGCTGA